Proteins encoded together in one Camelina sativa cultivar DH55 chromosome 9, Cs, whole genome shotgun sequence window:
- the LOC104715322 gene encoding uncharacterized protein At4g02000-like gives MVLDTGAWTFIDWSVTLERWVEKPPADYLKILPIWIRLWNIPVNFNTADKIKEIARHIGQVTHVAFDPMKPQSQGYVRVRILFDVTRPLKNFHELQLPSGEIIRTGIEYERIRRRCSQCDRLTHDRERCPFNPSNRQIVATGGVKSTPTVPQQLIPRISKDDLT, from the coding sequence ATGGTGCTTGACACGGGAGCATGGACCTTCATCGATTGGAGTGTTACTTTGGAGAGATGGGTGGAAAAACCTCCAGCTGACTACTTGAAGATCTTACCAATTTGGATCCGGTTGTGGAATATTCCAGTGAACTTCAATACAGCAGACAAGATTAAGGAGATTGCAAGACACATTGGTCAAGTCACTCATGTGGCGTTTGATCCAATGAAACCGCAGAGTCAGGGCTATGTTAGGGTTCGAATTCTGTTTGACGTGACCAGGCCGCTAAAGAATTTTCATGAGCTGCAACTACCATCAGGTGAGATAATTAGAACTGGGATTGAGTATGAAAGAATCAGGCGAAGATGTTCTCAATGCGACAGACTCACTCATGACAGGGAAAGATGCCCTTTTAACCCCTCAAATAGGCAAATCGTTGCTACGGGAGGAGTTAAATCAACACCAACTGTTCCTCAACAACTAATTCCAAGAATAAGCAAAGATGATCTGACTTGA